The Arachis ipaensis cultivar K30076 chromosome B10, Araip1.1, whole genome shotgun sequence DNA window tggccacggtgaaaaaccgtgaccatagatagggctatggtcacgattttaaggAGGGTTGACCATAGATTCACCTCCTCTTCATCTAGTTACAAGGAGCCCGTGACTCAACATCACAACATCTTCTCCTTGAAAAAGCTGGGTGAGATGCACTACTTTCTTGACATTGAAGTAGTTATAACCCCAAATGGATCAATCACTCTCAAGCAGACAAAGTACATCAAGGATCTTCTGATAAGAGCTAAAATGAGCAATGCAAATCCTGTGCCCACCCCTATGACTTCCTCACTGAAACTGTCTGCCTTTGGAGATGGTTCATTTAGCAATCCATCCCTGTACAAGTCCATCGTAGGTGGTCTGCAATATGCCGCAATCACAAGGCCTGAAATATCTTTTTCTGTGAATAAGGTGGCATAATTTCTTTACAAACCTTTTGAGTCCTATTGGAAGGTAGTCAAAATAATTCTTCGGTACTTAGCAGGCACTGTACAATATGGTTTGAGGTTCAGCAAGTTTACAAGCTTTAGAATATATGGTTTTGTGACTCTGAATGGGCCAGTGACATTGATGATTGCAAATCAATCAATGGTTATGGTATCTATCTTGGAACAAATTTAGTTTCCTGGGCCAGCAGGAAGCAAACAACAGTATCAAAGAATAGTATTGAGACTGAATTTAGAGGAATAGCAGATGCTGTTACAGAAATTATCTGGCTGCAAAATCTACTGACTAAAATCAGAGTTTTTGCTCCACTAAGCTTGTGGTGTACTGTGACAACTAGAGTGTAGTTCTCCTCTCTGCCAACCCAATCTTTCACAACAAGTCAAAATATTTTGTCCTCAACCAATCATTTGTTCGTGATTATGTCacaagaaaagaaatttttgttCAGCACATCCCAGTTCATGATCATTTAGCTGACACCTTAACTAAACCCGTCTCAGCTGCAGCCTTTCTTAAGTTTAGGAGCTTGCTAAGAGCCTTTGATGTAGAATCCTAGAAGGCCCTGGTCTTGAGGGGGCATGTTAGTGAAGTATACTTCCTAGAAGGCCCTTGTCTTGAGGAGGCATGTTAGTGAAGTGTACCTCCTAGAACCTTCTCCAAATTGAAAAGTAGTTGTGCAAACTGAAAAATAGTTATGCCAGCTCATCCTCAATTAATTAAACCCTTAACCAATTTGTGTCATCGCACCTTTCACACGTCACTTAGCTTCTGTTTATATATATCAGCATTGTAATCTTCCACTTTTACTTTTTTCAATCACTATAATTTTGCACATTCTATCAACAATGCAAAGctgttttcctttcttcttctctacttctcTCTCTGTTCTCTCTGTTCACTTGCATGCTTTCACTGCAATTTGATCTTCTTTTTCATTGAGCTGCTAATACCTAAAAAAAAATTGCTTTCTAAATTTCTTAATGTTTGATCAGGAGCCATTTATTTCTTTaagttatcttatttttttcattcaaaaagaaaataaaatgaaattgttgatcgggaaaatatttttgatgaaGGTGAATTGTTC harbors:
- the LOC107620673 gene encoding uncharacterized protein LOC107620673, whose amino-acid sequence is MVTILRRVDHRFTSSSSSYKEPVTQHHNIFSLKKLGEMHYFLDIEVVITPNGSITLKQTKYIKDLLIRAKMSNANPVPTPMTSSLKLSAFGDGSFSNPSLYKSIVGGLQYAAITRPEISFSVNKVA